The following are encoded in a window of Vigna unguiculata cultivar IT97K-499-35 chromosome 8, ASM411807v1, whole genome shotgun sequence genomic DNA:
- the LOC114195592 gene encoding ankyrin repeat-containing protein ITN1-like → MMNPDVKGSDVPHIQITITADQNHYQNLNRKITADEFMKRTEYEGSYELYWNARMDKWSEAHDIVKKDPNSVRIPLTARDDTVLHVAAGAGSYTFVEELAKLMNPEDVLRPNSDQMLPVHLAALSSHHRIVQLLCSHHLLDKMTYKDIEKLFFMTISNNMFGVSMELFRQRPTELAIARDEEKLTALHMLARKPSEILLEDNDKEGSTPKGLALFMLLWVNVSLLEKEKVMVLINEPSAVLLDAIKSGNIDATGWLITQNLKLFMTIKDPSNGRNLLHLLVQYRHPDKSIKRVHGKKEHLLFAVDNDGNNVLHLAAHLPLQFQSFSGLRASKQMLNEVQWFKSMERSFPSELSRMRNNKGKRPVDVFYDEHKQLSEEIKGAAKVTAKSGMLVATLDATVAFAAVLTVPGGDKNKNSDWFIVFILTNTVALFTSSASILSFLSNFTSSRFSESEFVTLHPGLIFGPPLLIISVGAMVLAFTAASFLIFDIKTKWVSYVVALMWVFPLFFYLLFQFSIFDFILLRRYGMSKLE, encoded by the exons ATGATGAATCCTGATGTGAAAGGTTCAGATGTGCCCCATATTCAGATTACAATAACAGCTGATCAGAACCATTACCAAAATTTAAACAGAAAAATAACGGCAGATGAATTTATGAAGCGTACAGAATATGAGg GTTCTTATGAACTGTACTGGAATGCACGTATGGATAAGTGGTCAGAAGCGCATGACATTGTTAAAAAGGATCCAAATAGCGTACGCATTCCATTGACTGCAAGAGACGACACAGTTCTTCATGTAGCAGCAGGTGCAGGGAGCTATACTTTTGTTGAAGAGTTGGCTAAGCTTATGAATCCAGAAGATGTGCTAAGACCAAACTCAGATCAGATGCTTCCGGTTCACTTGGCTGCTTTATCTTCCCATCACAGAATAGTTCAACTTCTATGCTCCCACCATCTGCTCGACAAAATGACTTACAAGGATATTGAAAAACTGTTTTTTATGACCATCAGCAACAACATGTTTG GTGTGTCAATGGAATTGTTTCGACAACGTCCAACTGAACTCGCCATTGCAAGAGATGAAGAGAAGCTAACAGCTTTGCATATGCTGGCGCGGAAGCCTTCAGAAATTCTGT TGGAAGACAATGATAAAGAAGGATCAACACCAAAGGGTCTGGCATTGTTCATGCTGTTATGGGTGAATGTTAGCttattggaaaaagaaaaggttaTGGTGTTGATTAATGAACCCTCAGCGGTGCTGCTTGATGCAATAAAATCAGGAAACATTGACGCTACGGGATGGCTTATTACTCAGAATCTTAAACTATTCATGACTATAAAGGATCCCAGTAATGGACGGAACCTACTGCACTTGCTAGTTCAATATCGACATCCTGATAAATCTATCAAACGTGTACATGGTAAAAAAGAGCATTTACTATTTGCAGTAGACAATGATGGAAACAACGTTCTACACTTGGCTGCTCATCTGCCACTTCAATTCCAATCATTCTCCGGTTTAAGAGCAAGCAAGCAAATGCTGAATGAGGTCCAATGGTTCAAG AGTATGGAGAGGAGCTTTCCTTCCGAACTAAGCAGAATGAGAAACAATAAGGGGAAGAGACCAGTTGATGTATTTTATGATGAACACAAACAATTATCTGAAGAGATAAAAGGTGCAGCCAAAGTAACAGCCAAGTCTGGGATGCTTGTGGCTACACTTGATGCTACAGTAGCATTTGCAGCTGTTCTCACGGTTCCCGGCGGTGACAAGAACAAGAACAGTGATTGGTTCATTGTCTTCATCTTAACAAATACAGTCGCATTGTTCACTTCTTCTGCGTCTATATTATCTTTCTTGTCAAATTTCACTTCCTCAAGATTCTCAGAAAGTGAATTTGTCACCTTACATCCTGGATTGATTTTCGGACCTCCATTACTAATCATCTCGGTTGGTGCTATGGTTTTGGCTTTTACTGCAGCTTCCTTTCTCATATTTGACATCAAAACCAAGTGGGTTTCTTATGTAGTGGCTTTAATGTGGGTctttccattatttttttatcttctcttcCAATTTAGCATCTTCGACTTCATCTTGCTTAGACGCTATGGTATGTCTAAACTTGAGTAA
- the LOC114195594 gene encoding multicystatin-like: MASATVTEGGITDVPANSVEIENLARFAVDDYNKKQNAVLEFVRVISAKKQDVSGVLYYITLEAKDGETKNVYETKVWVREWLNSKEVLEFKLVSADTKGGGVSDVPSDTAHIENLARFAVDQYNKNQNANLEFVRVIDAKEQVVEGFMYYITLEAKDGESTNVYEAKVWERSWINSTELLDFKPVDVAL, encoded by the exons ATGGCATCAGCAACAGTAACTGAAGGTGGCATCACCGACGTGCCTGCCAACAGCGTGGAGATCGAAAATCTGGCTCGCTTCGCCGTTGACGATTACAACAAAAAGCAGAATGCGGTTTTGGAGTTTGTGAGAGTGATAAGTGCAAAAAAGCAAGATGTGAGTGGCGTGTTGTACTACATAACCTTGGAGGCCAAAGATGGTGAAACCAAGAACGTGTATGAAACCAAAGTGTGGGTGAGAGAATGGTTGAACTCTAAGGAGGTGCTTGAATTCAAGCTCGTCTCAGCAGACACAAAAGGAGGTGGAGTCAGCGATGTTCCTTCCGACACCGCTCACATCGAGAATCTCGCTCGCTTTGCCGTTGATCAATACAACAAAAACCag AATGCAAATTTGGAGTTTGTGAGGGTGATTGATGCAAAGGAACAGGTGGTGGAAGGGTTCATGTATTATATAACTTTGGAAGCAAAAGATGGTGAGAGTACAAACGTGTATGAAGCGAAGGTGTGGGAGAGGTCATGGATTAACTCCACAGAGTTGCTGGATTTCAAGCCTGTGGATGTTGCTCTTTAA